One genomic window of Candidatus Binataceae bacterium includes the following:
- a CDS encoding LLM class flavin-dependent oxidoreductase: MHEITFGIFDHIECRKDEPLSETYAGRLKMLELADAAGFYAYHLAEHHATPLSMAPSPGIFLAAVAQRTQRLHFGPLVYLLPLYHPLRLAEEICMLDHLSNGRLEIGVGRGISPFELAYFHVPFMESHEIFEEALQVLIAALRGARVSHKGPHYDVRGYPMELHPKQLPNPPFWYGTSSPDRAVFAARRGMNMVALGPAKAVKIAVERFRETWEMQLDDTERLNAHVRNPWFGAGRHIYVAETDAQALEEARPAWRIFYDNIQKLWRDFFTSTIHFTNDVEVARKGGAAIVGSPATVRAEIEQLVEQSGINYFAPAIAWGGLSQQQAMRSLRLFSDEVMPHFHERSSR, translated from the coding sequence ATGCACGAAATCACGTTCGGAATCTTCGATCATATTGAGTGCCGTAAGGACGAACCGCTCAGCGAGACCTATGCGGGACGGCTCAAGATGCTCGAGCTCGCTGATGCGGCGGGGTTTTACGCCTACCATCTGGCCGAGCATCACGCGACCCCGCTCAGCATGGCGCCCTCGCCCGGCATCTTCCTGGCCGCGGTTGCACAACGCACCCAGCGACTCCACTTCGGGCCGCTGGTCTACCTGCTTCCGCTCTACCATCCGCTGCGCCTTGCAGAGGAAATCTGCATGCTCGACCACTTGAGCAACGGCCGCCTCGAAATTGGTGTCGGCCGCGGCATCTCGCCCTTCGAACTGGCGTATTTTCACGTGCCGTTTATGGAGAGCCACGAGATTTTCGAAGAGGCGCTGCAAGTGCTGATAGCGGCGCTGCGCGGAGCGCGGGTGAGTCACAAGGGTCCCCACTACGACGTGCGCGGATACCCGATGGAGCTTCATCCAAAGCAGCTTCCCAATCCGCCGTTCTGGTACGGGACCTCATCTCCGGATCGCGCGGTCTTCGCCGCGCGCCGCGGGATGAACATGGTCGCTCTGGGTCCCGCCAAGGCCGTCAAAATCGCGGTCGAGCGATTCAGAGAGACCTGGGAAATGCAACTGGATGACACCGAGCGGCTGAATGCCCACGTGCGAAATCCATGGTTCGGAGCCGGGCGGCACATCTACGTTGCCGAGACCGACGCGCAAGCGCTCGAAGAGGCCCGTCCCGCGTGGCGGATTTTCTACGACAATATCCAGAAACTTTGGCGCGATTTCTTCACCTCCACCATTCACTTCACCAACGATGTGGAAGTCGCCCGCAAGGGCGGCGCAGCGATCGTCGGGTCCCCGGCGACGGTCCGGGCCGAGATCGAACAACTCGTCGAGCAGAGCGGGATCAATTACTTTGCCCCGGCGATCGCCTGGGGCGGCCTTTCACAGCAGCAGGCGATGCGTTCGCTCAGGCTATTCTCTGATGAAGTAATGCCGCACTTTCACGAGCGTTCCTCGCGTTGA